One stretch of Pieris brassicae chromosome 8, ilPieBrab1.1, whole genome shotgun sequence DNA includes these proteins:
- the LOC123713240 gene encoding protein quick-to-court isoform X1, with protein sequence MSRNNTRRIAEFQDDVFGAGNIGNFRRTASLRLRGEKMVQRSPLLARKYIPVITENGNSKRSDGSRLPEPSHRPRSQSFHANSQIRPKKSCLKMQDCLDRKLSMTDSANTPPGSPEDLPDDDSLHSYGSAATAASIDAGYAPFNGTTFSGRSMRYVLHCSSHAGLAGEEYLTPTQRAQKQIRRLKSLLSQAKQDLDKKDSEIFQLTKEVVELRLYKASVFSPDEKSNSSEIVTVRENEEGIEEQSVRFKDTCRSYDVVDSPFKDHSTPTRCRNEMQGSFTDSGHFDDLTNSSLHSKESVHMLMHDASCMTESLDSDEERRSLISFYDKKIEDVMRAHVGETQEMKKAHNDKVEALLQKLADVNTRYCELLPNYEQAKERIHVLEKQLEEASRQLQDEENRQRAVYLQMYNKGMEAAKFQFDKEVDGEGSQNQLSRVSVEELLEQLQITQTELENVRDTAFATDRTASQVLLSAKEAVSLWVLGARKAMYRRIVESQKGAKSNVDPEVTLQFLKSAIYYFLTDPENHQGHLNAIENILGFTEAEKKNIRKARLT encoded by the exons atgagcAGAAATAATACTCGAAGAATCGCGGAGTTCCAAGACGACGTTTTTGGCGCGGGAAACATCGGTAATTTCCGAAGAACCGCTTCACTGCGGCTGCGCGGTGAGAAAATGGTGCAGCGCTCGCCTTTATTAGctagaaaatatattccaGTAATCACGGAAAACGGAAATTCAAAGCGAAGCGATGGCTCCAGATTACCTGAGCCTAGCCATCGTCCTAGAAGTCAA TCGTTTCATGCAAATTCTCAgatcagacccaaaaagtcctGTTTAAAAATGCAGGACTGTCTTGATAGAAAGTTGAGTATGACCGATTCTGCTAATACTCCCCCTGGCTCTCCAGAGGATTTGCCAGATGATGATTCGTTGCATAGTTATGGTAGCGCAGCGACGGCAGCCTCAATCGATGCCGGGTATGCACCATTTAATGGTACGACATTCAGTGGTAGGTCCATGCGTTATGTGTTACATTGTTCATCACATGCTGGCCTAGCTGGAGAGGAATACCTTACACCAACACAACGCGCACAAAAGCAAATCCGACGGCTAAAAAGCCTATTAAGCCAAGCCAAACAGGACTTGGATAAGAAGGACAGTGAAATATTTCAACTAACAAAAGAAGTTGTTGAACTACGGCTTTATAAAGCTTCGGTGTTTTCACCAGATGAGAAATCAAACTCAAGTGAAATTGTTACTGTAAGAGAAAATGAAGAGGGTATTGAGGAGCAAAGTGTCAGATTTAAAGATACATGTAGATCTTATGATGTCGTGGACAGTCCCTTCAAAGACCACAGTACACCAACCAGATGTCGGAATGAAATGCAGGGGTCCTTTACAGACTCGGGACACTTTGATGACTTAACAAACTCTTCATTGCACTCTAAAGAATCTGTTCATATGTTAATGCATGACGCATCTTGTATGACTGAATCACTGGACAGCGATGAAGAAAGGCGTAGTTTGATTTCATTCTATGATAAGAAAATAGAAGATGTAATGAGGGCTCATGTGGGTGAAACTCAGGAAATGAAGAAAGCTCATAATGACAAGGTAGAAGCCCTTTTGCAGAAGTTGGCTGATGTGAATACAAGATACTGTGAATTGCTGCCAAATTATGAACAGGCAAAGGAAAGGATCCATGTTTTAGAAAAGCAGTTGGAGGAAGCCAGCCGGCAGCTTCAGGATGAGGAGAATCGCCAACGAGCCGTGTACCTGCAAATGTATAATAAGGGAATGGAAGCAGCTAAGTTTCAGTTTGACAAG GAAGTTGATGGTGAAGGGTCTCAGAATCAGTTGAGCCGTGTGTCAGTTGAAGAGCTCCTAGAGCAGCTACAGATTACGCAGACTGAGCTCGAAAACGTCCGA GATACAGCATTCGCAACGGACAGAACAGCATCACAAGTACTTCTAAGTGCAAAGGAGGCTGTTTCTTTATGGGTCCTAGGAGCGAGAAAG GCAATGTACCGTCGTATCGTTGAGTCACAAAAGGGCGCCAAGTCTAACGTTGACCC
- the LOC123713240 gene encoding protein quick-to-court isoform X2 encodes MSRNNTRRIAEFQDDVFGAGNIGNFRRTASLRLRGEKMVQRSPLLARKYIPVITENGNSKRSDGSRLPEPSHRPRSQSFHANSQIRPKKSCLKMQDCLDRKLSMTDSANTPPGSPEDLPDDDSLHSYGSAATAASIDAGYAPFNGTTFSGRSMRYVLHCSSHAGLAGEEYLTPTQRAQKQIRRLKSLLSQAKQDLDKKDSEIFQLTKEVVELRLYKASVFSPDEKSNSSEIVTVRENEEGIEEQSVRFKDTCRSYDVVDSPFKDHSTPTRCRNEMQGSFTDSGHFDDLTNSSLHSKESVHMLMHDASCMTESLDSDEERRSLISFYDKKIEDVMRAHVGETQEMKKAHNDKVEALLQKLADVNTRYCELLPNYEQAKERIHVLEKQLEEASRQLQDEENRQRAVYLQMYNKGMEAAKFQFDKEVDGEGSQNQLSRVSVEELLEQLQITQTELENVRAMYRRIVESQKGAKSNVDPEVTLQFLKSAIYYFLTDPENHQGHLNAIENILGFTEAEKKNIRKARLT; translated from the exons atgagcAGAAATAATACTCGAAGAATCGCGGAGTTCCAAGACGACGTTTTTGGCGCGGGAAACATCGGTAATTTCCGAAGAACCGCTTCACTGCGGCTGCGCGGTGAGAAAATGGTGCAGCGCTCGCCTTTATTAGctagaaaatatattccaGTAATCACGGAAAACGGAAATTCAAAGCGAAGCGATGGCTCCAGATTACCTGAGCCTAGCCATCGTCCTAGAAGTCAA TCGTTTCATGCAAATTCTCAgatcagacccaaaaagtcctGTTTAAAAATGCAGGACTGTCTTGATAGAAAGTTGAGTATGACCGATTCTGCTAATACTCCCCCTGGCTCTCCAGAGGATTTGCCAGATGATGATTCGTTGCATAGTTATGGTAGCGCAGCGACGGCAGCCTCAATCGATGCCGGGTATGCACCATTTAATGGTACGACATTCAGTGGTAGGTCCATGCGTTATGTGTTACATTGTTCATCACATGCTGGCCTAGCTGGAGAGGAATACCTTACACCAACACAACGCGCACAAAAGCAAATCCGACGGCTAAAAAGCCTATTAAGCCAAGCCAAACAGGACTTGGATAAGAAGGACAGTGAAATATTTCAACTAACAAAAGAAGTTGTTGAACTACGGCTTTATAAAGCTTCGGTGTTTTCACCAGATGAGAAATCAAACTCAAGTGAAATTGTTACTGTAAGAGAAAATGAAGAGGGTATTGAGGAGCAAAGTGTCAGATTTAAAGATACATGTAGATCTTATGATGTCGTGGACAGTCCCTTCAAAGACCACAGTACACCAACCAGATGTCGGAATGAAATGCAGGGGTCCTTTACAGACTCGGGACACTTTGATGACTTAACAAACTCTTCATTGCACTCTAAAGAATCTGTTCATATGTTAATGCATGACGCATCTTGTATGACTGAATCACTGGACAGCGATGAAGAAAGGCGTAGTTTGATTTCATTCTATGATAAGAAAATAGAAGATGTAATGAGGGCTCATGTGGGTGAAACTCAGGAAATGAAGAAAGCTCATAATGACAAGGTAGAAGCCCTTTTGCAGAAGTTGGCTGATGTGAATACAAGATACTGTGAATTGCTGCCAAATTATGAACAGGCAAAGGAAAGGATCCATGTTTTAGAAAAGCAGTTGGAGGAAGCCAGCCGGCAGCTTCAGGATGAGGAGAATCGCCAACGAGCCGTGTACCTGCAAATGTATAATAAGGGAATGGAAGCAGCTAAGTTTCAGTTTGACAAG GAAGTTGATGGTGAAGGGTCTCAGAATCAGTTGAGCCGTGTGTCAGTTGAAGAGCTCCTAGAGCAGCTACAGATTACGCAGACTGAGCTCGAAAACGTCCGA GCAATGTACCGTCGTATCGTTGAGTCACAAAAGGGCGCCAAGTCTAACGTTGACCC